A single Vulpes vulpes isolate BD-2025 chromosome 16, VulVul3, whole genome shotgun sequence DNA region contains:
- the MCAT gene encoding malonyl-CoA-acyl carrier protein transacylase, mitochondrial, with protein MSLRGARAAWARGWGAGCRRGASDLPRPPPRAVDVAELLRDATVAEERPRAAEARRPPGQCSVLLFPGQGSQLVGMGRGLLRFPRARELYAAARSVLGYDLLELSLHGPQEALDRTAHCQPAVFVASLAAVEKLQHLQPAVIENCVAAAGFSVGEFAALVFAGAMEFTEGLYAVKIRAEAMQAASEAVPSGMLSVLGKPQSKFSFACLEAQEHCKTLGIADPVCEVANYLFPDCRVISGHLEALQFLQKNSSKYHFRRTKMLPVSGGFHTRLMEPALEPLTQVLKSVGVKKPLVSVHSNIDGKRYMHPKHIQKLLVQQVVSPVKWEQTMHAIYERKKGVEFPKTFEVGPGKQLGAILKSCNLQAWKSYQNVEVLADDDGGA; from the exons ATGAGCCTGCGGGGCGCGCGGGCCGCGTGGGCTCGGGGCTGGGGCGCGGGCTGCCGCCGCGGCGCCTCGGACCTCCCGCGGCCCCCGCCGCGCGCCGTGGACGTGGCGGAGCTGCTGCGAGACGCCACGGTCGCGGAGGAAAGGCCGCGGGCGGCGGAGGCGCGGCGGCCGCCGGGCCAGTGCTCGGTGCTGCTCTTCCCGGGCCAGGGCAGCCAGCTGGTGGGCATGGGCCGGGGGCTGCTCCGCTTCCCGCGCGCCCGCGAGCTCTACGCCGCCGCCCGCAGCGTGCTGGGCTACGACCTGCTGGAGCTGAGCCTGCACGGGCCGCAGGAGGCCCTGGACCGCACCGCGCACTGCCAGCCCGCCGTCTTCGTGGCCTCGCTGGCCGCCGTGGAGAAGCTGCAGCACCTGCAGCCCGCG GTTATTGAGAACTGTGTTGCTGCTGCCGGATTCAGTGTGGGAGAATTTGCAGCCCTAGTGTTTGCTGGAGCCATGGAATTTACTGAAG GTCTGTATGCGGTGAAAATCCGAGCGGAGGCCATGCAGGCAGCCTCGGAAGCTGTCCCCAGCGGGATGCTGTCTGTCCTCGGCAAGCCCCAGTCCAAGTTCAGCTTCGCCTGTTTGGAAGCCCAGGAGCACTGCAAGACTTTGGGCATAGCGGACCCCGTGTGTGAGGTGGCCAACTACCTCTTTCCTGATTGCAGGGTGATCTCAGGACACCTGGAG GCGCTGCAGTTCCTCCAGAAGAATTCCTCTAAGTATCACTTCAGGCGCACCAAGATGCTGCCCGTCAGTGGTGGGTTCCATACGCGCCTCATGGAGCCAGCCCTGGAGCCCCTGACCCAAGTCCTAAAGTCGGTTGGTGTCAAGAAGCCTCTGGTTTCCGTCCACTCAAACATCGATGGGAAGAGATACATGCATCCGAAACACATCCAGAAGTTGCTGGTGCAGCAGGTGGTCTCCCCGGTGAAGTGGGAGCAGACGATGCATGCCATATACGAGAGGAAGAAGGGCGTCGAGTTCCCCAAGACTTTTGAAGTCGGACCTGGGAAGCAGCTGGGAGCCATCCTGAAGAGCTGCAACCTGCAGGCCTGGAAGTCCTACCAGAATGTGGAAGTGCTGGCGGATGACGATGGTGGGGCCTAG
- the BIK gene encoding bcl-2-interacting killer codes for MSHSGPLSRNLFLSTFLQEHGPEVLEVPGMTDLMEYYDPGPSPNSNNPDDVAMRLAFIGDEMEVRWMLPRVGELPGMAMYSLAFTYNQTGLRGVLRSFLDGLANLRENIRIWSFLTFRNRVSPNPGRGLVLSLLLLLVLLLGWGLRLLQ; via the exons ATGTCTCACTCAGGACCCCTCTCCAGGAACCTCTTTCTGAGCACCTTCCTACAGGAGCATGGCCCGGAAGTTCTGGAGGTTCCGGGCATGACAGATCTCATGGAGTATTATGACCCTGGGCCCTCCCCTAACAG CAACAACCCGGACGATGTGGCCATGCGGCTGGCCTTCATCGGGGACGAGATGGAAGTGAGATGGATGCTTCCCCGTGTTGGCGAGCTGCCCGGGATGGCCATGTACAG CTTGGCTTTTACCTACAACCAGACAGGCCTGAGAGGTGTTCTTAGAAGTTTCCTGGATGGTCTTGCTAACCTCAGGGAGAACATCCGCATCTGGAGCTTCCTGACCTTCCGGAACAGG GTGTCCCCCAACCCGGGGCGTGGGCTGGTGCtgtcgctgctgctgctgctggtgctgctacTAGGCTGGGGCCTCCGCCTCCTCCAGTGA